From the Paramormyrops kingsleyae isolate MSU_618 chromosome 7, PKINGS_0.4, whole genome shotgun sequence genome, one window contains:
- the LOC111857766 gene encoding atos homolog protein B, translated as MRHIHVEIARKEVPVEPPVPQGGLPASRAHALPLDSRPAPRLVRPFGEEEIKLQKAYQLSIFSQLGGFSELPEGQRLARAGGKRSLEEPLTEPKRLHLEESWEDGPHAELVQEYQLPVDTLEGQALCCPNLLQMGPPTQATIMPTRACVSAQQNHNQLVPSTENPGSPKNQSQADHPFELSGTISQTPDPRTGFSLGGSSTEGSHNGGTAKSEMDSASSSLEGCSDRTVGGGSSSSVHNSPASPDKTPSGPRTLLPGPGSPPLGSCPAKRRLLSPSDTGESCSEDEGPSTSKRSRLTSLGPGLGLGSCRSTDAKAAPFWNHLLPAAREWPKGVAPDCPRGTRRLKSGLRLKSHQLRSRRGGERCRAAHSPWPAASISRSLLGSFEESILKGRFSPSGQIEGFTAEIGASGSYCPQHAILPVQVTYYDISEQSAPSPFLGVIYLETLGKKGYSVPKAGTIQVTLFNPNKTVVKMFLVTYNCDDMPVNHVTFLRHRIFLVPVEEGEKPTVQSEDGTTERKKILCYLIHLRFQSSKSGKIYLHDDIRLLFSRKSIEVDAGIPYELKSFTEVPRNPKYSPRV; from the exons ATGCGACACATACATGTTGAAATTGCACGTAAGGAAGTCCCTGTGGAGCCGCCGGTGCCGCAGGGAGGCCTGCCAGCCTCTCGGGCTCATGCCCTGCCCTTGGACTCCAGGCCTGCTCCTAGGCTTGTCAGGCCTTTTGGGGAGGAGGAGATCAAGTTGCAGAAGGCCTACCAGCTGTCGATCTTCTCCCAGCTGGGGGGTTTCTCAGAGCTTCCTGAGGGGCAGAGGCTAGCGAGGGCAGGCGGAAAGAGGAGCTTGGAGGAGCCACTGACGGAGCCCAAGCGGCTGCACCTGGAGGAGTCCTGGGAGGACGGCCCTCATGCTGAGCTTGTGCAGGAATATCAGCTGCCTGTAGATACACTAGAAGGTCAGGCCTTATGCTGCCCGAACCTTCTCCAGATGGGCCCCCCTACCCAAGCCACCATCATGCCCACTCGGGCCTGTGTTTCCGCCCAGCAGAATCACAACCAGTTAGTGCCCAGTACAGAGAACCCCGGCTCCCCTAAAAACCAGTCCCAAGCTGATCACCCATTTGAGCTCAGTGGCACCATTTCCCAGACCCCCGACCCCAGGACTGGCTTTTCACTGGGAGGCAGCAGCACAGAAGGCTCCCACAATGGAGGGACAGCAAAATCAGAAATGGACTCAGCATCCAGTTCTCTGGAGGGCTGTTCAGACAGGACAGTGGGTGGTGGATCTTCCTCATCAGTGCACAACAGTCCAGCTTCTCCAGATAAAACCCCGAGCGGCCCCCGGACACTGCTCCCCGGCCCAGGGTCCCCCCCGCTTGGGTCCTGCCCAGCTAAGCGGCGGCTCCTGTCCCCCAGCGACACGGGGGAGTCCTGCTCCGAGGATGAAGGCCCATCCACCTCCAAGAGGAGCCGCCTGACATCATTGGGCCCAGGCCTTGGCCTGGGATCGTGCCGCAGCACTGATGCCAAGGCTGCCCCCTTCTGGAATCACCTCCTGCCTGCTGCCCGCGAGTGGCCCAAa GGCGTCGCTCCTGATTGCCCCAGAGGGACACGAAGACTGAAAAGTGGACTTAGACTTAAATC GCATCAGCTCCGTAGCCgacgggggggggagaggtgcCGTGCTGCTCACTCCCCGTGGCCTGCAGCCTCTATCAGTCGCTCCCTGCTGGGGAGTTTTGAG GAGTCGATCCTGAAGGGGCGCTTCTCCCCGTCGGGCCAAATTGAGGGCTTCACAGCGGAGATCGGTGCTAGTGGCTCCTACTGCCCCCAACATGCCATCCTCCCTGTTCAGGTCACCTACTATGACATCTCAGAGCAGAGCGCCCCATCACCCTTTCTG GGAGTTATTTACCTAGAGACTCTTGGGAAAAAGGGATACAGCGTACCCAAAGCAGGGACCATCCAAGTG ACCTTATTCAACCCCAACAAAACTGTGGTGAAGATGTTCTTAGTAACATACAATTGTGATGACATGCCTGTCAATCACGTGACCTTCCTGCGTCATCGCATCTTCCTGGTTCCCGTGGAGGAAGGTGAGAAGCCAACTGTCCAATCGGAGGATGGAACCACAGAAAGGAAGAAAATTCTCTGCTACTTAATACACCTCAG ATTCCAGAGCTCAAAATCTGGAAAAATCTATTTGCACGATGATATCCGGCTGCTATTCTCCCGAAAATCCATTGAGGTGGACGCGGGGATTCCCTACGAGCTCAAGTCCTTCACCGAGGTGCCAAGAAACCCCAAGTACTCACCCCGAGTCTGA